Proteins from a single region of Ananas comosus cultivar F153 linkage group 3, ASM154086v1, whole genome shotgun sequence:
- the LOC109707685 gene encoding E3 ubiquitin-protein ligase PRT1 yields MAENGGAPPRGAAEASSPTSAGAVADGGGGGAALDDLANHRFICCVCLDLIYKPVVLACGHISCFWCVHKAMHGVQESHCALCRKPYIHFPSICQLLHQLLLNLEPAAYKRREKEVLEEEKRLKVYSPQFVDRLISKETHSANGNCKDTFGARSSTAAKEPSATEHDLVDDASFPLSKRVSTDDVLKKVSVDDVLCSICKALLYRPAVLNCGHVYCENCLLSLIGEELKCQICQSPHPGGFPNVCLYLDNFLEETFPVEYASRKEKVKLKKIQYHQGDSSSSAEPAKKQESKPFQFSNIWLNENAANIHAGVGCDSCGVYPIIGKRYKCEDCKEAIGFDLCEECYKSCSNLPGRFNQQHTQDHKFVLDDSRTFQRILWLARGAGDHLQVVEEGEHLVHVDLELEAPEYLEPRPESDGDDDDGTRQDRSGSL; encoded by the exons ATGGCGGAGAACGGCGGTGCGCCACCGCgaggggcggcggaggcgtCGTCGCCGACCTCCGCAGGAGCCGTagccgacggcggcggcggcggcgcagcccTCGACGACCTCGCCAACCACCGATTCATATGCTGCGTCTGCTT GGATCTTATCTACAAGCCAGTTGTTCTTG CATGTGGTCATATTTCTTGCTTCTGGTGTGTACATAAAGCCATGCATGGTGTGCAAGAATCACATTGTGCTTTATGCAGGAAGCCATATATTCATTTTCCTAGTATTTGTCAATTACTCCATCAATTGCTTTTAAACTTGGAACCTGCTGCATACAAAAGAAGGGAAAAGGAGGTGCTAG AGGAAGAAAAGCGACTTAAGGTCTACTCACCTCAGTTTGTAGATCGTCTAATCTCCAAAGAGACTCACTCTG CGAATGGCAATTGTAAGGATACATTTGGAGCCAGGAGCAGTACAGCTGCAAAAGAGCCGAGTGCTACAGAACATGACCTAGTTGATGATGCATCATTTCCCTTGTCCAAGAGAGTTTCCACAGATGATGTATTAAAGAAAGTTTCTGTGGATGATGTATTATGCTCCATATGCAAGGCGCTGCTTTATAGACCTGCTGTTCTTAATTGTGGCCATG TCTATTGTGAAAATTGTCTACTAAGCTTGATTGGTGAAgaattaaaatgtcaaatttgcCAAAGCCCACATCCCGGTGGGTTTCCGAATGTTTGCTTGTATCTGGATAATTTCTTGGAAGAAACATTCCCCGTGGAATATGCATCAAGGAAAGAGAAAGTTAAGCTCAAAAAGATCCAATATCACCAAGGAGATTCATCATCTA GTGCTGAGCCAGCAAAAAAGCAAGAGAGCAAACCTTTTCAGTTCAGCAATATATGGCTGAATGAAAATGCGGCAAATATTCATGCAGGAGTTGGCTGCGATTCATGCGGG GTTTATCCAATTATTGGGAAGCGGTACAAATGCGAGGATTGCAAAGAGGCAATTGGCTTTGACCTATGTGAAGAATGCTACAAAAGCTGCTCAAATCTTCCTGGCCGATTCAATCAGCAACACACTCAGGATCACAAGTTTGTTCTCGATGACTCGCGTACGTTCCAAAGGATTCTGTGGTTGGCGAGGGGAGCAGGCGATCACCTGCAAGTTGTCGAGGAAGGAGAACACTTGGTTCATGTCGATTTAGAGTTAGAAGCTCCGGAATATCTCGAGCCCAGGCCGGAGAGCGACGGAGATGATGACGACGGAACAAGACAAGACAGATCAGGTTCTCTATGA